The following are from one region of the Ochotona princeps isolate mOchPri1 chromosome 4, mOchPri1.hap1, whole genome shotgun sequence genome:
- the RPL27A gene encoding large ribosomal subunit protein uL15 — MPSRLRKTRKLRGHVSHGHGRIGKHRKHPGGRGNAGGMHHHRINFDKYHPGYFGKVGMRHYHLKRNQSFCPTVNLDKLWTLVSEQTRVNAAKNKTGAAPIIDVVRSGYYKVLGKGKLPKLPVIVKAKFFSRRAEEKIKGVGGACVLVA; from the exons ATG CCATCCAGACTGAGGAAGACGCGGAAACTGCGCGGCCACGTGAGCCATGGCCACGGCCGCATCG GCAAGCACCGGAAGCACCCGGGAGGCCGTGGGAACGCTGGTGGCATGCATCACCACAGGATCAACTTCGACAAATA TCACCCAGGTTACTTTGGGAAAGTTGGTATGAGACATTACCACTTAAAGCGGAACCAGAGCTTCTGCCCAACTGTCAACCTGGATAAGCTGTGGACGCTGGTCAGTGAGCAGACCCGGGTGAATGCTGCCAAGAACAAGACAGGAGCAGCTCCCATCATCGACGTTGTGCGGTCG GGCTACTACAAAGTTCTGGGAAAAGGAAAACTCCCAAAGCTCCCAGTCATTGTCAAAGCCAAATTCTTCAGTAGAAGAGCTGAGGAGAAGATTAAGGGCGTTGGGGGAGCCTGTGTCCTGGTGGCTTGA
- the LOC101523145 gene encoding small RNA 2'-O-methyltransferase-like, producing the protein MATAEPVKSGHRELASGLPYSTPFPTETLRNSDHKFEWNRMQFQTWALYVASRYDYSVEFTGVGEPPAGAESVGYCTQIGIFQKNEGKVTEASISEQRQEWAYKAVFTASYPSLQQERLLRLVLVNEVSRQVESLRLKHLRKLKEEEERMLGVKLPEADSDFPSFGPVFTEAEKARIENSPKPFVMGTKFLVPLQRLMAYPKLRCICPSEDMMRSLIDDCVCLSSNASAVVVDLHDYYDYLFDF; encoded by the coding sequence atggccacagctgagcccgtGAAATCTGGGCACAGGGAACTTGCTTCAGGTCTCCCCTATTCAACCCCGTTTCCAACAGAGACCCTAAGAAATTCAGACCATAAGTTTGAGTGGAACAGAATGCAGTTTCAGACCTGGGCTTTGTATGTGGCGAGTCGCTATGATTACTCCGTGGAGTTCACTGGCGTTGGGGAACCACCTGCTGGAGCCGAGAGTGTGGGGTACTGTACCCAGATAGGCATCTTCCAGAAAAACGAAGGCAAGGTGACCGAGGCGAGTATTTCGGAGCAGCGCCAGGAGTGGGCTTACAAAGCTGTTTTCACAGCTTCCTATCCAAGCCTGCAGCAGGAACGGTTACTCAGACTCGTGCTCGTGAACGAGGTGTCCCGGCAGGTGGAGAGCTTGCGGCTGAAGCATCTACGGAagctgaaggaggaggaggagaggatgtTGGGCGTCAAGCTCCCTGAGGCGGACAGTGACTTCCCATCCTTTGGGCCAGTCTTCACAGAGGCCGAAAAAGCCAGGATAGAGAATTCCCCCAAGCCCTTTGTTATGGGAACAAAGTTTTTGGTGCCACTGCAGAGACTAATGGCTTATCCCAAATTGCGCTGCATATGCCCCAGTGAGGACATGATGCGGTCGCTCATTGATGACTGCGTGTGTCTGAGCAGCAATGCATCTGCCGTGGTGGTTGACCTACATGATTATTATGATTATCTGTTTGATTTTTGA